CTGTAACTTACCCATCTTCTGCTTCTCTACCCTGTTGTGTTTAATTGCACAATCCAAGGCTTTCTTAACGTCAATATTACGGGAGTTTGGCTCTCCAAAACGGATGCAACCAGTTATATTTGCCTCAGTGGGCGTCATCTTCTCCATTTTAAGGCTGTCTATAGCAAGTAAGATATGCCCGGCAAGAGCCAGCTCATATTCAGGAGTTGAGGTTGTGCCAGTACTGGCAGTTGAGGGTGACGATGTGGATGCAGGCAAAGGTGAAGGTCCGTTTCGGTGAGAATAatggtttgtatgcatattcGAGCGTTTGTTCTGTGCATTTCGGTTGCCAGAGTTGGACTGCTTGTGTAGATTGTGTTTAATCTCTCCCTTAACTTGTGGGGGAAAACTAGAAGGATTTTGGACATAAGTTGGTTGTCCAGATATGCTTAGTTTGGCAAAATCAGGGGTACTAGCAAAAGGAGTTGATGAAAAAGGACCTTCAGGTCTGGATACTACATGATGGATGATATGGTTACCGGCAACTGGCAGATTTCCAGTAGTTGTAATAGGATGCATGGGAGCACTGCCTGGCCTAGATGGATGGGGATATTGAGCACGTTGATTTGGAACGAAATCCGACCTGCTCCTACTAGAAGGGTCAAGGTTGCCAGGGAAACCACTGGAGGCAGGGGCAGGGGGAGGGGCAGGGGCAGGGGCAGGGGCAGGGGCAGACCAACCTGCAgagataaatatatttttagaatcaaaaaaatgaTGGGGGGCTTTTCTAACTGCTATCGCGTCATGCTCTAACTGAATAGAACAGATATTTTTCTTACTTTCTGGAACCCCAAACGGCATGCTAGGGGCCTTTTGCAGATTTGGCTGGTTTTGATTCTTCCGTACATATACAGAGCCTTTATTTTTGTTATCCCCGGCCCCAGTTCGTCCAGTGTTGTCAAATTTCGCAGGAGAGTTGGGATGATTGGCATGCAAATGAGAAGGTTCAGAGTGGCTCTCCGGCATACGAGAGTTAAAGTTATTATTGCTCGAATTATTATTACCATTGTTGGGTGGGGGCGAATCATTTCCGGTACGAGGAGGGCCACCATCAACTAGACTAGTCCACAACCACACACTTTTGGCTGCAGCAACAAGGGCAGCAGAGGCTTTAGAGGGTTGGGCGAGAAGGATATTGTATCTTCTCATACGCAACTGATGAAGGGCATTTGCAAAATCACGATCCCCCGATATTAAAAGGTAATTGCCAGGAGCAGGATTGTCCACCGCCCAGAACAGCATATCAACCAAAATCTTCTTGTCACTCGCGTCTTTAACACCTGATGAAAGCATGAGAAATCAAATATTCAAAACACGCATTTAAGAGGCTGCACAAAGAAGAAATTGAGTGCTCAAGACAAGACAATATAACATAAtacaattaaaaagaaaatcatgATGATAGTACAATACAGAGAGCATAAGTACCCGTCGTATACCAACATCTGAAGGAAGAGCATTGAATAAATTGCCACTATTTACCTTTATATttgattaactttttaaaattgtttatatatGATGAACTATTGTGTATGAGTAAGTTTTATTGATGATCTTTGTCGATCAGATGTATCTTTAATAAAAGTCGAGATAAaaaattgatgtaaattaagtAAGACCATGATTACTAAAGCACACTTAAGGACTCCTAAAGATTCAACAAATCAATTGAGTCTAAGTGTCCAAGAGGTTGCACCTACATGAGTGTATCCCATGTCTCATATCTTAGATCCATCACTGAATCATACCCATATAAAGAATCCAAAACCATGTgacaaacataataaaaaaacaaacaataataGTATAAGAAATGAGATTCAAATCGTACATTATTGTGAAATGAACCATATTGAGAAGAAAACACCCTAAAGAAGTATGATCGCTTATTTGCAAGAACAATCCCAACTAATTGGTAGTCTGATTACTGATCATTCCAAATTAGAGGTGTTTTTAAGCTTCCGAAAGTGATGCAAGTAGCCAAGACACAGTtagattttgctatatttttaacaaatttctGTCTTTTCCATCATGAGATCAAATCACCATCTCAACTTATTAAAGCTTATAAAACTCATCATGTTTAAAGAAGGTAGTCACTTGTTGAATTATCCTT
This Amaranthus tricolor cultivar Red isolate AtriRed21 chromosome 13, ASM2621246v1, whole genome shotgun sequence DNA region includes the following protein-coding sequences:
- the LOC130798690 gene encoding uncharacterized protein LOC130798690, giving the protein MGGEEGADMNGHMADNDYRKAKTSVWWDIENCQVPKGCDPHSIAQNITSALLKLDYGGSVSISAYGDTNRIPSSVQHALSSTGISLNHVPAGVKDASDKKILVDMLFWAVDNPAPGNYLLISGDRDFANALHQLRMRRYNILLAQPSKASAALVAAAKSVWLWTSLVDGGPPRTGNDSPPPNNGNNNSSNNNFNSRMPESHSEPSHLHANHPNSPAKFDNTGRTGAGDNKNKGSVYVRKNQNQPNLQKAPSMPFGVPESWSAPAPAPAPAPPPAPASSGFPGNLDPSSRSRSDFVPNQRAQYPHPSRPGSAPMHPITTTGNLPVAGNHIIHHVVSRPEGPFSSTPFASTPDFAKLSISGQPTYVQNPSSFPPQVKGEIKHNLHKQSNSGNRNAQNKRSNMHTNHYSHRNGPSPLPASTSSPSTASTGTTSTPEYELALAGHILLAIDSLKMEKMTPTEANITGCIRFGEPNSRNIDVKKALDCAIKHNRVEKQKMGKLQLYVMKNQRLWNCVNPIGANPNEYPKETWDKVLEFLTSDERSAIIASRCRYEAALLLRDSCLKDTSLGNATQILNILINSKRWIKPHTSGWQPVKVTLTQSNGTTSNETGP